From a single Desulfonispora thiosulfatigenes DSM 11270 genomic region:
- the dsrK gene encoding sulfate reduction electron transfer complex DsrMKJOP subunit DsrK, giving the protein MKPILNMAKSLTYLPISPPDPEHRDERALELFERMKSQFRSVLMAMESCVKCGRCANACHTYLGTQDPYNIPANRADLMRKVYKRHFTTTGRVFGSFAGGEEFSDELLEKWVNYFYQCNECRRCSVFCPFGIDTAEVTIAARQILTYLGIVPKFIMDTATMLHKSGNNMGIPVPAAKDSIEFMEDDLEDEYGYKIPLPVDLEQADILYIPSSADFFTNYDTMIGVAKYFYAIGASWTMDTSVLETANFGLFFDEYTQKEHTHRKLAAAKKCGAKKIIAGECGHGWREFKMYTESIFGPHEFEITHIHEEVAMSIKKGELKFDKSVNDHLKVTLHDPCNYARGAGLIEAPRYVLKHVVNDFKEMTPNKEKNFCCGGGSGLLFEEIKDIRKKLGAQKVKQIETLADRNYLCAPCSICKAQLPLVFEDFKKETGHEDFTIAGLMDLVGFAMVLEENNK; this is encoded by the coding sequence ATGAAACCAATATTAAATATGGCTAAAAGTTTGACATATTTGCCTATATCTCCTCCTGATCCTGAACATAGGGATGAAAGAGCTTTAGAACTTTTTGAAAGAATGAAATCACAATTTCGTTCAGTGTTAATGGCAATGGAATCTTGTGTAAAGTGTGGACGTTGTGCAAATGCCTGTCATACCTATTTAGGAACACAAGATCCTTACAATATACCTGCTAATAGAGCAGATTTAATGAGAAAAGTTTATAAAAGACACTTTACTACAACTGGAAGAGTATTTGGTTCTTTTGCTGGTGGAGAAGAATTTAGTGATGAACTTTTAGAAAAATGGGTAAATTACTTTTATCAATGTAATGAGTGTCGTAGATGCTCAGTATTTTGTCCATTTGGTATTGATACAGCTGAAGTGACAATTGCTGCTAGACAAATCTTAACGTATTTAGGTATAGTACCTAAATTCATTATGGATACTGCTACTATGTTACACAAATCAGGTAACAATATGGGTATTCCAGTACCAGCAGCAAAAGATAGTATAGAATTTATGGAAGATGATTTAGAAGACGAGTATGGATATAAAATTCCTCTACCTGTTGATCTAGAGCAAGCAGATATTTTATATATTCCATCATCTGCTGATTTTTTCACAAACTATGATACAATGATTGGTGTAGCTAAATATTTCTATGCTATAGGTGCTAGTTGGACTATGGACACTAGTGTTTTAGAAACAGCAAACTTTGGATTATTCTTTGATGAATATACTCAAAAAGAACATACTCATCGTAAATTAGCTGCAGCAAAAAAATGTGGCGCTAAAAAGATTATAGCAGGTGAGTGTGGTCATGGATGGCGTGAATTTAAAATGTATACTGAGAGTATTTTTGGACCACATGAATTTGAAATTACTCATATTCATGAGGAAGTTGCAATGTCAATCAAAAAAGGTGAGTTGAAGTTTGATAAGAGTGTTAATGATCATTTAAAAGTAACCTTACATGATCCTTGTAACTATGCTCGTGGAGCAGGATTAATCGAAGCTCCTAGATATGTTTTAAAACATGTTGTAAATGACTTTAAAGAAATGACACCTAACAAGGAGAAAAATTTCTGTTGTGGTGGTGGATCAGGACTTTTATTTGAAGAAATAAAAGATATCCGTAAGAAATTAGGTGCTCAAAAGGTTAAACAAATTGAGACCCTAGCGGATCGTAACTATCTTTGTGCTCCATGCTCCATATGTAAAGCTCAGCTTCCATTAGTCTTCGAAGACTTCAAGAAAGAAACTGGTCATGAAGATTTTACAATTGCAGGCTTAATGGATTTAGTTGGTTTTGCTATGGTGCTTGAAGAAAATAATAAATAA
- the rsfS gene encoding ribosome silencing factor: MEKNDVLKQIIKSIDDKKAQDIVALDVQGISTFADYFVICTGSSNTQVKAIADNIEKELKEKSNLYAMRKEGYQQGHWVLLDYNNIIVHVFLPDDREFYDLERLWGDAKRLEIETILGE; this comes from the coding sequence TTGGAGAAAAATGATGTTTTAAAACAAATTATAAAATCTATTGACGATAAAAAAGCACAAGATATTGTGGCTTTAGATGTACAAGGTATATCTACCTTTGCTGATTATTTTGTTATTTGTACAGGTTCATCTAATACGCAAGTAAAGGCTATAGCAGATAATATTGAAAAAGAATTAAAAGAAAAATCAAATTTATATGCTATGCGTAAAGAAGGCTATCAACAGGGTCACTGGGTACTTCTAGATTATAATAATATAATAGTTCATGTCTTTTTACCAGATGATAGAGAGTTTTATGATTTAGAAAGACTCTGGGGAGATGCCAAAAGACTAGAAATAGAAACTATACTTGGTGAGTAA
- a CDS encoding respiratory nitrate reductase subunit gamma codes for MEIFFRVMAFAAIAIFGIGVFYRISLWNQTPIPHRQTLYPAPTTKAEANFKIAKELALFQTLFENDKPLWVGSWIFHVGLAGAIFGHFVGIPTLGEQFAIVPGISVELSKQLSSILGTAAGLMLLYGLVHLLIRRSTVREVKIISDPMDFFDLFLLLGIVGTGNLMRFLTPIEYIEAKNFVIDIFTFSPIAIPSNTTFLIHFTLVMVLLMYFPFSKLMHFLGSIYTRAISTRPGTGTYQTDQVRLNSVDQKVNRGV; via the coding sequence ATGGAAATATTTTTCAGAGTAATGGCATTTGCCGCAATAGCTATTTTTGGTATAGGAGTATTTTATAGAATTTCTCTTTGGAATCAAACTCCGATTCCACACAGACAGACTTTATACCCAGCTCCTACAACAAAAGCTGAAGCAAACTTCAAAATTGCAAAAGAATTAGCACTGTTTCAAACCCTTTTTGAAAATGATAAACCTTTATGGGTAGGATCATGGATTTTCCACGTTGGTTTAGCTGGTGCTATTTTTGGTCACTTTGTTGGTATCCCAACTTTAGGAGAACAATTTGCAATCGTACCTGGTATTAGTGTTGAGTTAAGTAAGCAATTATCATCAATTTTAGGAACAGCTGCAGGTTTAATGTTATTATATGGTTTAGTCCATTTGTTAATTAGACGTTCAACTGTACGTGAAGTTAAAATTATTTCAGATCCAATGGATTTCTTTGACTTATTTTTATTATTAGGAATCGTAGGTACAGGAAACTTAATGAGATTCTTAACTCCAATCGAATATATTGAAGCTAAAAATTTCGTTATTGATATATTCACTTTTAGTCCAATTGCTATTCCAAGCAATACGACTTTCTTAATACACTTTACTTTAGTAATGGTATTATTGATGTACTTCCCATTCAGTAAATTAATGCACTTCTTAGGAAGTATTTATACAAGAGCTATTTCAACAAGACCTGGTACAGGAACTTATCAAACTGACCAAGTTAGATTAAATTCAGTAGATCAAAAAGTCAATAGGGGGGTGTAA
- the dsrA gene encoding dissimilatory-type sulfite reductase subunit alpha has product MALSNRPLLDNLKEGRYPSFVKEMEKGGAKTEQLLNLLERSYEEKKVHWKHGGIVGVRGYGGGVIGRYCDLPEEYPDVAEFHTIRVNQPSGWFYNSKSLRTLCDIWEKHGSGLTNMHGATGDAILLGTTTEHLQPIFNDLSEAGFDLGGSGSNLRTPSCCNGEARCEYSCFDAMHLCHDLTNEYQDELHRPMWPYKSKIKISGCPNDCTSSIARSDIAIIGTWRDAIQVNQAEVANYADAGMDVKREVVYKCPTKCMSYDADKKELNIDNDNCTRCMHCINTMTKALHVGKDRGASLLIGGKATIVQSAFLGWVVKPFIKLNKEDDYAELKELLEKMWDWWDENAKVRERIGELIYRKGMTDFLKAIDIEAVPQMVKHPRENPYFFWTEEEVVAEIASRKNAEVSK; this is encoded by the coding sequence ATCGCATTGTCTAACAGACCTTTACTGGATAACCTTAAAGAAGGTAGATATCCTTCGTTTGTTAAGGAAATGGAAAAAGGCGGGGCAAAAACCGAGCAGTTATTAAACTTGTTAGAGCGCTCGTATGAAGAAAAGAAAGTTCACTGGAAACATGGTGGTATCGTAGGAGTTAGAGGTTACGGCGGTGGAGTTATTGGTCGTTACTGTGACTTACCTGAAGAGTACCCAGATGTAGCTGAATTCCATACTATTCGTGTAAACCAACCATCAGGATGGTTCTACAACTCTAAATCACTACGTACATTATGTGATATTTGGGAAAAACATGGTTCTGGATTAACTAACATGCACGGTGCTACAGGAGATGCTATTCTTTTAGGTACTACTACTGAGCATTTACAACCAATTTTCAATGATTTATCTGAAGCTGGTTTTGACCTTGGTGGTTCAGGATCTAACTTAAGAACGCCATCTTGTTGTAATGGTGAAGCACGTTGTGAATATTCTTGTTTTGATGCTATGCATTTATGTCATGACTTAACTAATGAGTATCAAGATGAGTTACACAGACCAATGTGGCCATATAAATCAAAAATTAAAATTTCTGGTTGTCCTAACGATTGTACTTCTTCAATTGCTCGTTCTGACATTGCAATCATTGGTACATGGAGAGATGCTATCCAAGTAAACCAAGCAGAAGTTGCTAACTATGCTGATGCAGGTATGGATGTTAAAAGAGAAGTTGTTTACAAATGTCCTACTAAGTGCATGAGCTACGATGCTGATAAAAAAGAATTAAACATTGACAATGATAACTGTACAAGATGTATGCATTGTATCAATACTATGACTAAAGCTTTACATGTAGGTAAAGATAGAGGAGCTAGTTTATTAATCGGTGGTAAAGCTACAATAGTTCAATCAGCTTTCTTAGGTTGGGTTGTAAAACCTTTCATTAAACTTAACAAAGAAGATGACTATGCTGAATTAAAAGAATTATTAGAGAAGATGTGGGACTGGTGGGATGAAAACGCTAAGGTTCGTGAGAGAATCGGCGAGTTAATCTACAGAAAAGGTATGACTGATTTCTTAAAAGCTATCGATATCGAAGCTGTACCACAAATGGTTAAACATCCACGTGAAAACCCTTACTTCTTCTGGACTGAAGAAGAAGTTGTAGCAGAAATTGCTTCTAGAAAAAATGCGGAGGTGTCTAAATAA
- a CDS encoding indolepyruvate ferredoxin oxidoreductase subunit alpha, protein MFMVTVDEEKCVGCGECISACPAQVFVLTDDKAIVTENECMGCQTCIAICPNEAITLDEY, encoded by the coding sequence ATGTTCATGGTAACAGTTGATGAAGAAAAATGCGTTGGTTGTGGTGAATGTATTTCTGCATGTCCTGCACAAGTATTCGTTCTAACAGATGACAAAGCTATAGTAACTGAAAATGAATGTATGGGTTGTCAAACTTGTATTGCAATTTGTCCTAACGAAGCAATTACATTAGATGAATACTAA
- the leuS gene encoding leucine--tRNA ligase, whose translation MSNHYNFQEIETKWQKEWEDTNAFKVVEDKSKPKYYCLEMFPYPSGNLHMGHVRNYSIGDVVARYKKMKGFNVLHPMGWDSFGLPAENAAIKHGYPPAKWTIENMENMREQLKAMGISYDWDREIASCLPDYYKWTQWLFIQLYNKGLAYKKNSNVNWCPSCQTVLANEQVVDGGCERCTSQVNKKALEQWFFKTTDYAQRLLDDLEKLDGWPSKVKTMQENWIGRSEGATIVFDVKGTDEKIEVYTTRHDTIFGVTYVVLAPEHPLVEKLTQGTEYQANVQDFITKVQKLSEVDRTSTELEKEGVFTGAYVINPLNGEEVPILVGNYVLYEYGTGAVMGVPAHDERDFKFAKKYNLNIRVVIEPEGQSLTVDQMEDAYTENGIMVNSGEFSGLANRDLGMQKIAEFLEANNKGQRKINYRLRDWLISRQRYWGAPIPIVYCEDCGAVPVEEKDLPVLLPENVEFLPNGESPLKSSNEFVNTVCPKCNKPAKRETDTMDTFVCSSWYFLRFCDPKNTEKAFDKEKTDYWMSVDQYIGGVEHAILHLMYARFLTKVLKDQGLVSVDEPFKNLLTQGMVLKDGAKMSKSKGNVVSPEEIINKYGADTARLFILFAAPPERDLEWNDQAVEGCYRFLNRVWRLIDSYVNDPQEYTNEQKELTKEDKDLKRINHQTLKKVTADLEERFNFNTAISSIMELVNAIYHYREKDKEVNNLIVKEAIENLVIMLSPFAPHLTEELWTKLGNENSVHEENWPKYDENALVLEEVTIVLQINGKVRGRLEVAAGLSKDEIEKMALEQENVKENIKDKTIQKIIIIPNKLVNIVVK comes from the coding sequence ATGAGTAATCATTATAATTTTCAAGAAATTGAAACTAAATGGCAAAAAGAGTGGGAAGATACTAATGCATTTAAAGTAGTAGAAGATAAGAGTAAACCAAAATATTATTGTTTAGAGATGTTTCCTTATCCATCAGGAAACCTACATATGGGTCATGTAAGAAATTACTCTATTGGGGATGTTGTCGCTAGATATAAAAAAATGAAAGGCTTTAATGTCTTGCACCCTATGGGCTGGGATTCTTTTGGTTTACCTGCTGAAAATGCAGCGATTAAACATGGATATCCTCCTGCGAAATGGACTATAGAGAATATGGAAAATATGCGTGAGCAATTAAAAGCAATGGGCATAAGTTATGACTGGGATAGAGAAATTGCAAGCTGCTTACCTGATTATTATAAGTGGACTCAATGGTTATTTATTCAGTTATATAATAAAGGATTAGCATATAAGAAAAACAGTAATGTTAATTGGTGTCCGTCTTGCCAAACTGTATTAGCTAATGAGCAAGTAGTAGATGGCGGATGTGAACGCTGTACTAGCCAGGTTAATAAGAAAGCTTTAGAACAGTGGTTCTTTAAAACTACTGATTATGCTCAAAGATTACTTGATGATTTAGAAAAACTTGATGGATGGCCAAGCAAGGTTAAGACAATGCAGGAAAACTGGATTGGTAGAAGTGAAGGAGCCACAATTGTTTTTGATGTTAAGGGAACAGATGAAAAAATAGAAGTATATACAACACGTCATGATACAATTTTTGGGGTAACTTATGTAGTGTTAGCACCTGAGCATCCGTTAGTTGAAAAGCTAACACAAGGTACTGAGTATCAAGCAAACGTACAAGATTTTATTACAAAGGTTCAAAAGCTTAGTGAAGTTGATCGTACATCAACTGAATTAGAAAAAGAAGGCGTATTTACAGGTGCGTATGTTATTAATCCATTAAATGGAGAAGAAGTACCAATATTAGTTGGTAATTATGTTTTATATGAATATGGTACAGGAGCCGTTATGGGTGTACCTGCTCATGATGAACGGGACTTTAAATTTGCTAAAAAATACAACTTAAATATTAGAGTAGTAATTGAGCCAGAAGGTCAAAGTTTAACTGTTGATCAAATGGAAGATGCTTATACTGAAAATGGCATAATGGTTAACTCTGGAGAATTTAGTGGACTAGCTAACAGAGATCTAGGAATGCAAAAAATCGCTGAATTTTTAGAAGCAAACAACAAAGGACAAAGAAAAATCAACTATCGTTTAAGAGATTGGTTAATATCTAGGCAGCGTTATTGGGGTGCCCCTATTCCGATAGTTTATTGCGAGGATTGTGGAGCAGTTCCCGTAGAAGAAAAAGACTTACCAGTTTTATTACCAGAAAATGTAGAGTTTTTACCAAATGGCGAATCTCCATTAAAATCTTCAAACGAATTTGTCAACACTGTATGTCCAAAGTGTAATAAGCCAGCAAAAAGAGAAACTGATACAATGGATACATTTGTTTGTTCTAGTTGGTATTTCTTGCGTTTTTGTGATCCTAAAAATACTGAAAAGGCATTTGATAAAGAAAAAACTGACTATTGGATGTCTGTTGACCAGTATATTGGTGGCGTAGAGCATGCAATTTTACACTTAATGTACGCTCGCTTTTTAACTAAAGTATTAAAAGATCAAGGATTAGTTAGTGTGGATGAACCATTTAAAAACCTCCTAACTCAAGGTATGGTTTTAAAAGATGGAGCTAAAATGTCTAAGTCTAAAGGCAATGTAGTCAGCCCAGAAGAGATAATAAATAAATATGGTGCTGATACTGCTAGATTATTTATTCTTTTTGCTGCTCCACCAGAACGTGATTTAGAGTGGAATGATCAAGCTGTTGAAGGATGCTATCGATTCTTAAACAGAGTATGGCGTTTAATTGATAGCTATGTAAATGACCCTCAAGAATATACAAATGAACAAAAGGAACTAACTAAAGAAGATAAAGATCTTAAGAGAATAAATCATCAAACCTTAAAAAAGGTTACAGCTGATTTAGAAGAACGCTTTAATTTTAATACAGCAATTAGTTCTATTATGGAATTAGTAAATGCAATTTATCATTATAGAGAAAAGGATAAAGAAGTAAACAATTTAATTGTGAAAGAAGCAATCGAAAATCTAGTAATTATGTTATCTCCTTTTGCTCCACATTTAACAGAAGAACTTTGGACAAAGTTAGGAAATGAAAATAGTGTTCATGAAGAGAATTGGCCTAAATATGATGAGAACGCATTAGTATTAGAAGAAGTAACAATAGTATTGCAGATAAACGGAAAAGTAAGAGGAAGATTAGAAGTTGCGGCTGGTCTTTCTAAAGATGAAATTGAAAAAATGGCTTTAGAACAAGAAAATGTAAAAGAAAACATAAAAGACAAAACAATTCAAAAAATAATTATCATCCCAAATAAACTAGTTAATATAGTTGTAAAATAG
- a CDS encoding class I SAM-dependent DNA methyltransferase: protein MSYQDLASVYDFLMEDIDYEAWANYLVTLIDQSQVTGNKILDLGCGTGKISLLLAQKGFDVVGVDNSIEMLTEAEQRFRQHNAKVSLYKQDIRNLTINEKVDIAISTFDTFNYLLTEDDLLKAFSNVYKILTNNGVLIFDINTYYYLKTILGNNIFTYNTPELVYLWENEFCETRDVCQMNLTFFVQEAEEESYVRFDEEHKQKAFKLEKVRELLTKVEFKQINVYGKLSFTDPINEEEKVFFIAKK, encoded by the coding sequence ATGTCCTATCAAGACTTAGCTAGTGTATATGATTTTTTGATGGAAGATATTGATTATGAAGCCTGGGCTAATTATCTAGTTACTTTAATAGACCAAAGTCAAGTTACAGGCAATAAAATTTTAGATTTAGGCTGTGGCACAGGTAAGATTTCTTTATTATTAGCCCAAAAAGGGTTTGATGTTGTAGGTGTGGATAATTCTATAGAAATGTTAACCGAAGCCGAACAGAGATTTAGACAGCACAATGCAAAAGTTAGTTTATATAAACAAGATATAAGAAATCTAACTATAAATGAAAAAGTAGATATTGCTATATCTACTTTTGATACTTTTAATTATCTTTTGACCGAAGATGATTTATTAAAAGCATTTTCAAATGTTTATAAAATTTTAACTAATAATGGAGTATTGATCTTTGATATTAATACGTATTATTATTTAAAAACAATATTAGGAAATAATATTTTCACATATAACACACCAGAACTTGTTTATTTATGGGAAAATGAGTTTTGTGAAACCAGGGATGTTTGTCAGATGAATCTAACGTTTTTTGTGCAAGAAGCTGAAGAAGAAAGTTATGTAAGATTCGATGAAGAGCATAAACAAAAGGCGTTTAAATTAGAAAAGGTAAGGGAATTATTAACTAAAGTTGAATTTAAACAAATAAATGTTTATGGAAAATTAAGTTTTACAGATCCGATAAATGAAGAAGAAAAGGTATTTTTTATTGCAAAGAAATAG
- a CDS encoding cobyrinate a,c-diamide synthase codes for MEKRPRIVIAANQGRSGKTTITLGLLKALKNRGLKVQPFKKGPDYIDPSWHSFASGIQSRNLDAFMMTKNDITNTFVNSSNNMDISIIEGAMGLFDGLDVEGSGSTAEIAYMIDAPIILVVNCQRMTRSVAALVNGVVNFDPRIKIAGVILNNVARKRHENILKQSIEKYCNVPVLGIVPKSKDIVIPDRHLGLIPAGEKEELLEKVDKLGKLIEENIDLDKLIEISQNTTSLESIKDAVDMNRLAKVKIGVIKDKVFSFYYPENLEALEEKGAELVIINSLNDAKLPEIDGLYIGGGFPEVFAEQLERNEGLKTDIKNAIQLGMPVYAECGGLMYLGQKLFVDDNSYEMVGALPYDVKMEKKPQGHGYTINKSLKDNPFTTEDTIVKGHEFHNSRLINLEEEKVKFAFEVQRGKGIINSKDGILFNNCLVTYMHTHAASTPEWADGLLHKVLEFKNNNN; via the coding sequence GTGGAAAAACGTCCGCGTATAGTAATAGCTGCAAATCAAGGAAGGTCAGGAAAGACAACAATTACTTTAGGTCTATTAAAGGCCTTAAAAAACAGAGGTTTAAAAGTACAACCTTTTAAAAAAGGACCCGATTATATAGATCCTAGTTGGCATTCATTTGCCTCAGGCATACAATCGCGAAATTTAGACGCTTTTATGATGACTAAAAATGACATTACAAATACTTTTGTAAATAGTTCAAATAATATGGACATTAGTATTATCGAAGGTGCCATGGGACTATTTGATGGTTTAGATGTAGAAGGTAGTGGAAGTACAGCTGAAATTGCCTATATGATCGATGCACCTATTATTTTAGTAGTAAATTGTCAAAGAATGACAAGAAGTGTAGCTGCATTAGTAAATGGTGTAGTGAATTTTGACCCTAGAATAAAAATAGCAGGCGTTATATTAAATAATGTTGCCCGTAAAAGACATGAAAACATTTTGAAACAATCGATAGAAAAGTATTGCAATGTTCCTGTTTTAGGCATAGTCCCTAAAAGCAAGGATATAGTTATTCCAGATCGTCATTTAGGTCTAATACCAGCAGGTGAAAAAGAAGAATTGTTGGAAAAGGTCGATAAATTAGGAAAACTAATAGAAGAAAATATTGACCTTGATAAATTAATTGAAATTTCCCAAAATACTACATCTTTGGAATCTATCAAGGATGCTGTTGATATGAATAGATTGGCTAAAGTTAAGATAGGAGTAATAAAAGACAAAGTTTTTAGCTTTTATTATCCTGAAAACTTAGAAGCTTTAGAGGAAAAGGGTGCAGAATTAGTAATTATTAACTCTTTAAACGATGCAAAACTCCCTGAAATAGATGGACTATATATAGGGGGAGGGTTTCCTGAAGTTTTTGCAGAGCAACTTGAAAGAAACGAAGGTTTAAAAACCGATATTAAGAATGCAATTCAGCTTGGAATGCCAGTATATGCCGAATGCGGGGGACTTATGTATTTAGGTCAAAAACTTTTTGTTGATGATAATAGCTATGAAATGGTTGGAGCTTTACCTTATGACGTAAAAATGGAGAAAAAACCACAAGGTCATGGGTATACAATAAACAAAAGTCTAAAAGACAATCCTTTTACTACAGAAGATACAATAGTGAAAGGTCACGAATTTCACAATTCACGCTTAATTAATTTAGAAGAAGAAAAAGTGAAGTTTGCATTCGAGGTTCAAAGAGGAAAAGGTATTATAAATTCAAAAGATGGAATTTTATTCAATAATTGTCTAGTAACGTATATGCATACTCATGCAGCCTCAACACCTGAGTGGGCTGATGGACTTTTGCATAAAGTTTTAGAATTTAAAAACAATAACAATTAG
- a CDS encoding TusE/DsrC/DsvC family sulfur relay protein — protein sequence MATVDVNGHSVELDEDGFMVNLDEWNEEVAVYLAKTEDVAELTEDHWKLVNYLKDYYKEYGIAPMVRKMCKDTGLKLKEIYDLFPTGPAKGACKVAGLPKPTGCV from the coding sequence ATGGCAACAGTAGATGTTAATGGCCACAGTGTTGAATTAGATGAAGATGGTTTTATGGTAAACTTAGACGAGTGGAATGAAGAAGTAGCTGTTTATTTAGCTAAAACTGAAGATGTAGCTGAATTAACTGAAGATCATTGGAAATTAGTAAACTATCTTAAAGATTACTACAAAGAGTATGGTATTGCTCCAATGGTAAGAAAAATGTGTAAAGATACTGGATTAAAATTAAAAGAAATCTATGACTTATTCCCAACAGGACCTGCTAAAGGTGCTTGTAAAGTAGCTGGATTACCAAAACCAACTGGTTGCGTATAA
- a CDS encoding winged helix-turn-helix transcriptional regulator gives MAELTNEEIRVKVVEYLQTTDKAKNKDIAKAIGVDKKEATKAINELANEGTIEFLYLGTSYVTLAKK, from the coding sequence ATGGCTGAGTTAACAAATGAAGAAATACGTGTAAAAGTAGTTGAATATTTACAAACTACTGACAAGGCAAAAAATAAAGATATAGCTAAGGCTATAGGCGTTGATAAAAAAGAGGCAACAAAGGCAATTAATGAATTAGCTAATGAAGGAACTATAGAGTTTTTATATCTTGGTACTTCTTATGTAACATTAGCGAAAAAATAG
- the dsrB gene encoding dissimilatory-type sulfite reductase subunit beta, whose translation MSNPNYGKTDIGPPHYWDMLPDIIKNNYGKWLFHEKVKPGVLKHVGESGDELFTVRIASPRLIHIDTIRYFADMADKYSGGHLRFTSRHSVEFLLSESANVDPLIAELDAAGWPAGGTGKALKNLIHTQGWIHCHSAATDASGPVKAVMDDLFDLFQKDDLPAKLKIAMACCLNMCGAVHCSDIAFVGVHRRIPQVNDYGVANGCEIPNVIASCPTGAIRPNPKAKSVTINEEKCMYCGNCYSVCPALPIADPEGDGVAIFIGGKVSNTRSGPAFSKLVIPYIPNETPRWDTLVKEIRKIVELWLSDAKKHERIGEWIERIGWEKFFEKANLPFNSKLIDDFTFSVPTFRSTSQFKFTK comes from the coding sequence ATGAGCAATCCAAACTATGGAAAAACTGATATAGGACCACCACATTATTGGGATATGCTTCCTGATATTATTAAGAATAACTATGGTAAATGGTTATTTCATGAAAAGGTGAAGCCAGGTGTTTTAAAACACGTTGGTGAATCTGGAGATGAATTATTCACAGTACGTATTGCTTCTCCGCGTTTAATCCATATTGACACTATTAGATATTTTGCTGATATGGCTGATAAATATTCTGGAGGACACTTACGTTTTACAAGTAGACATAGCGTTGAGTTTTTATTAAGTGAATCTGCAAACGTTGATCCATTAATTGCTGAATTAGATGCAGCTGGATGGCCAGCTGGTGGTACAGGTAAGGCTCTTAAAAACCTTATCCATACACAAGGTTGGATTCACTGTCATAGTGCTGCTACTGATGCTTCTGGCCCAGTTAAAGCTGTTATGGATGACTTATTTGACTTATTCCAAAAAGATGACCTGCCAGCTAAATTAAAAATTGCGATGGCATGTTGTTTAAATATGTGTGGTGCTGTTCACTGTTCAGACATCGCATTCGTTGGGGTACACAGAAGAATACCACAAGTTAATGACTATGGTGTTGCTAACGGTTGTGAAATTCCGAACGTAATTGCATCATGTCCGACAGGTGCAATTAGACCAAATCCAAAAGCAAAATCAGTAACAATTAATGAAGAAAAATGTATGTACTGTGGTAACTGTTACTCAGTATGTCCTGCATTACCAATAGCTGACCCTGAAGGTGACGGAGTTGCTATCTTTATCGGTGGTAAAGTTTCTAACACAAGATCAGGCCCAGCTTTCAGTAAATTAGTAATTCCTTATATTCCAAACGAAACTCCAAGATGGGATACTTTAGTTAAGGAAATTAGAAAAATAGTTGAACTTTGGTTATCTGATGCTAAAAAGCATGAAAGAATCGGAGAGTGGATTGAAAGAATTGGTTGGGAAAAATTCTTTGAAAAAGCTAACTTACCGTTTAACTCTAAGTTAATTGATGATTTCACTTTCTCAGTTCCAACATTCCGTTCAACTTCTCAGTTTAAGTTTACAAAGTAA